Proteins co-encoded in one Scylla paramamosain isolate STU-SP2022 chromosome 43, ASM3559412v1, whole genome shotgun sequence genomic window:
- the LOC135093615 gene encoding uncharacterized protein LOC135093615, whose translation MQNMDLYAMPSSPSLFHMLESEEDFPLGAKTTSFLPPATATNAAANTTTTATYDLPEWMEGREILGLSSMVDFPLSLQASTPQESTIFQLDNDNFSPVIKPEDMLVPLSELQPPHTPAINHLGLTPPATPPPALTPPATPPRTLTPPVSPPLVPVPLASPVSPPRAQANPPIPKIIICRKVTTAAAKSKPIQVNFQVLPAKQVPQITSNAQQQLSTAPPPPSLQSKTHESQVGAMTFGGSQVEHQVSNVALVQPQTCDAEDLIDEIVQMISSNSSSGGFQSLENLSFDASTMEASMEDLLSQLEASDSVTRSVDSEPSSSSSLSPDFFSSVPAPSPQPESSLPASLSVSLPPQSPSDFASSSDLSEASSLASPAYLPSPVPSVGSLSPAPSNSESLYGENASCDDMKCLDEEWSPLEETHSYSRSQRKARSSRRATGARKTPYQEDRKERKKEQNKQAALRYRQKKKQEEDDLIEKIQAEEERQQKLKSKYSGLKQELSYLKKIMREVFMARGLLSEEALKKAALEKKKK comes from the exons ATGCAGAACATGGACCTGTACGCCAtgccatcctccccctccctcttccacatGCTGGAGAGTGAGGAGGATTTTCCCCTTGGGGCCAAGaccacatctttccttcctcctgccactGCCACAAATGCagccgccaacaccaccaccaccgccacctatG ATCTCCCAGAGTGGATGGAGGGTCGGGAAATCCTTGGGCTGTCCAGCATGGTAGACTTCCCACTGTCCCTCCAAGCCTCCACACCCCAGGAAAGCACCATTTTCCAACTGGACAATGACAACTTCAGCCCTGTCATCAAGCCTGAAGACATGCTAGTGCCTCTGTCTGAGCTACAGCCTCCACACACCCCTGCCATCAATCATCTTGGCCTCACTCcccctgctactcctcctcctgccctcacaccccctgctactcctcctcgtACCCTCACTccccctgtctctcctcctcttgtcccaGTTCCCCTTGCCAGCCCTGTCAGTCCACCCCGAGCCCAGGCTAATCCTCCTATTCCAAAAATCATAATTTGCCGCAAagtcaccactgctgctgcaaaGAGCAAGCCTATCCAGGTAAACTTTCAGGTGTTGCCAGCAAAACAGGTGCCACAGATCACCTCAAATGCTCAGCAGCAGCTATCCACAGCACCACCCCCCCCCAGCCTGCAATCCAAGACCCATGAAAGTCAGGTTGGTGCCATGACATTTGGAGGAAGCCAGGTGGAGCATCAGGTCAGTAACGTGGCCTTGGTACAGCCACAGACCTGTGATGCTGAAGACCTGATTGATGAAATAGTGCAGATGataagcagcaacagcagcagtggtggcttCCAGAGTCTGGAGAACTTGTCTTTTGATGCCTCAACAATGGAGGCCAGCATGGAGGACCTCCTCTCCCAGCTGGAAGCCTCAGATTCAGTCACTAGATCTGTGGACTCAGaaccttcttcatcctcctcactttcccctgatttcttttcttctgtgcCTGCACCCTCCCCTCAACCTGAATCTTCTCTCCCAGCAtccctttctgtctcacttcctcctcaatCTCCATCTGACTTTGCCTCATCCTCTGACCTGTCTGAAGCCTCCTCACTAGCCTCCCCAGcctatcttccttctccagtCCCTTCTGTGGGCTCCCTCTCCCCTGCCCCATCCAACAGTGAATCTCTCTATGGTGAGAATGCAAGCTGTGATGATATGAAGTGCTTGGATGAGGAATGGAGTCCTCTAGAGGAAACACACTCCTACTCCCGGTCACAGCGCAAGGCGAGATCCTCCCGCAGGGCTACCGGTGCCAGGAAGACACCTTACCAGGAGGACCGTAAGGAACGCAAGAAGGAGCAGAACAAGCAGGCAGCTCTGCGCTACCgccagaagaagaagcaggaggaggatgacctGATAGAGAAGATTCAAGCGGAGGAAGAGCGTCAGCAGAAGCTAAAATCTAAATACTCTGGCTTGAAGCAGGAACTGAGCTACCTGAAGAAGATCATGAGGGAAGTGTTCATGGCCCGTGGCCTGCTCTCGGAGGAGGCATTGAAGAAAGCTGCtctggaaaagaagaaaaagtag
- the LOC135093617 gene encoding small ribosomal subunit protein uS9m-like isoform X2 has product MTSPEGGARMSKSMLAYQQRAEAHDKFMADQIAEYEIGRRHLANIMGEDPETFTQEDIDAAIQYLLPSGLFELTARPAMKHPSDVFIKKKAAEFDISGRPFHTFFYTGYPAYYQALHDLGKTMISLDQFANRMAHLKVENESQAFNCGGSEWVSKAELSNKFLEELHDKHYIFFIQSMNRLIEHPYSSRAQDFIMRFRKVVITTQNKEEIPKLMYTAEGIPYMTGSGKRKHTEATVTVYGRGSGKIEINGQDMRFFKVIQDREQVVFPLQFTNLLGKVDLVANVTGAGLSSSAGAIRLATALALRSFVDEHMREKMRLAGLLSKDFRVKERKKPGQKGARAKFTWKKR; this is encoded by the exons ATGACCTCACCAGAGGGTGGTGCCAGGATGAGCAAGTCAATGTTGGCCTACCAGCAGAGAGCAGAGGCACATG ATAAATTCATGGCAGATCAGATAGCAGAGTATGAGATTGGTCGACGTCACCTAGCCAACATCATGGGAGAAGACCCGGAGACTTTCACGCAGGAGGACATTGAT GCTGCCATCCAGTACCTTCTCCCCTCGGGTCTGTTTGAGCTCACTGCCCGGCCTGCCATGAAGCACCCCAGCGATGTCTTCATCAAGAAAAAAGCAGCTGAATTTGACATAAGTGGACGGCCCTTCCACACCTTCTTCTACACTGGATACCCCGCATACTATCAAGCACTGCAT gACCTGGGAAAGACAATGATCTCACTTGACCAGTTTGCCAACAGAATGGCACACTTGAAAGTGGAGAATGAGAGTCAGGCATT CAACTGTGGAGGCTCTGAGTGGGTGTCTAAAGCCGAACTCTCAAATAAATTCCTCGAGGAACTGCACGACAAACAT TACATCTTCTTCATCCAGTCCATGAATCGGCTCATTGAACACCCGTACTCTTCCCGTGCCCAAGACTTCATAATGCGCTTCAGGAAGGTTGTCATCACCACGCAGAACAAGGAGGAGATTCCCAAG CTCATGTACACTGCTGAGGGCATCCCATACATGACTGGCAGTGGtaaaaggaaacacacagaGGCGACTGTCACTGTCTACGGCCGAGGCTCTGGAAAAATTGAGATTAACGGGCAGGACATGAGGTTCTTCAAGGTGATTCAAGACAGAGAGCAG GTTGTGTTCCCTCTACAGTTCACCAATCTGCTGGGAAAGGTGGATCTGGTGGCCAATGTTACTGGTGCAGGTCTGTCCTCCAGTGCTGGTGCCATCCGTCTGGCCACTGCTCTGGCTCTGCGTTCGTTTGTGGATGAACACatgagggagaaaatgagaCTTG CTGGCCTGCTTTCCAAGGACTTCCGagtcaaggagaggaagaagccaGGACAGAAAGGTGCAAGAGCTAAATTCAcatggaagaagagataa
- the LOC135093617 gene encoding small ribosomal subunit protein uS9m-like isoform X1 has protein sequence MASVIGQFLRRSSTLVRISCTVQARVASGLPHIQQYSSSSSSSTEEESMTSPEGGARMSKSMLAYQQRAEAHDKFMADQIAEYEIGRRHLANIMGEDPETFTQEDIDAAIQYLLPSGLFELTARPAMKHPSDVFIKKKAAEFDISGRPFHTFFYTGYPAYYQALHDLGKTMISLDQFANRMAHLKVENESQAFNCGGSEWVSKAELSNKFLEELHDKHYIFFIQSMNRLIEHPYSSRAQDFIMRFRKVVITTQNKEEIPKLMYTAEGIPYMTGSGKRKHTEATVTVYGRGSGKIEINGQDMRFFKVIQDREQVVFPLQFTNLLGKVDLVANVTGAGLSSSAGAIRLATALALRSFVDEHMREKMRLAGLLSKDFRVKERKKPGQKGARAKFTWKKR, from the exons ATGGCGAGTGTTATAGGGCAATTTCTTCGTCGCTCGAGCACTCTTGTCCGCATATCATGCACGGTACAAGCAAGAGTAGCTTCGGGATTACCG CACATCCAGCAgtacagcagcagtagcagcagcagcacagaaGAGGAAAGCATGACCTCACCAGAGGGTGGTGCCAGGATGAGCAAGTCAATGTTGGCCTACCAGCAGAGAGCAGAGGCACATG ATAAATTCATGGCAGATCAGATAGCAGAGTATGAGATTGGTCGACGTCACCTAGCCAACATCATGGGAGAAGACCCGGAGACTTTCACGCAGGAGGACATTGAT GCTGCCATCCAGTACCTTCTCCCCTCGGGTCTGTTTGAGCTCACTGCCCGGCCTGCCATGAAGCACCCCAGCGATGTCTTCATCAAGAAAAAAGCAGCTGAATTTGACATAAGTGGACGGCCCTTCCACACCTTCTTCTACACTGGATACCCCGCATACTATCAAGCACTGCAT gACCTGGGAAAGACAATGATCTCACTTGACCAGTTTGCCAACAGAATGGCACACTTGAAAGTGGAGAATGAGAGTCAGGCATT CAACTGTGGAGGCTCTGAGTGGGTGTCTAAAGCCGAACTCTCAAATAAATTCCTCGAGGAACTGCACGACAAACAT TACATCTTCTTCATCCAGTCCATGAATCGGCTCATTGAACACCCGTACTCTTCCCGTGCCCAAGACTTCATAATGCGCTTCAGGAAGGTTGTCATCACCACGCAGAACAAGGAGGAGATTCCCAAG CTCATGTACACTGCTGAGGGCATCCCATACATGACTGGCAGTGGtaaaaggaaacacacagaGGCGACTGTCACTGTCTACGGCCGAGGCTCTGGAAAAATTGAGATTAACGGGCAGGACATGAGGTTCTTCAAGGTGATTCAAGACAGAGAGCAG GTTGTGTTCCCTCTACAGTTCACCAATCTGCTGGGAAAGGTGGATCTGGTGGCCAATGTTACTGGTGCAGGTCTGTCCTCCAGTGCTGGTGCCATCCGTCTGGCCACTGCTCTGGCTCTGCGTTCGTTTGTGGATGAACACatgagggagaaaatgagaCTTG CTGGCCTGCTTTCCAAGGACTTCCGagtcaaggagaggaagaagccaGGACAGAAAGGTGCAAGAGCTAAATTCAcatggaagaagagataa
- the LOC135093618 gene encoding large ribosomal subunit protein uL5-like gives MPSEKHKNPMREVRIGKLCLNICVGESGDKLTRAAKVLESLTGQKPVFSKARYTVRSFGIRRNEKIAVHCTVRGPKAEEILEKGLKVREYELRRDNFSQNGNFGFGIQEHIDLGIKYDPAIGIFGLDFFVVLQRPGYRVAKRRRCPGKIGPQHCLVKEDAIKWFQTKYEGVILPGKKK, from the exons ATGCCGTCTGAAAAGCATAAGAACCCCATGCGTGAAGTGCGCATCGGCAAGCTCTGCCTCAACATCTGCGTCGGCGAGTCAGGCGACAAGCTGACCCGTGCTGCCAAG GTGCTGGAGAGCCTGACGGGACAGAAGCCAGTGTTCTCCAAGGCCAGATACACCGTGCGATCCTTCGGCAtcaggaggaatgaaaagattGCCGTCCACTGCACTGTGCGGGGACCCAAGGCTGAGGAGATCCTGGAGAAGGGACTgaag GTGCGTGAGTACGAGCTGAGACGTGACAACTTCTCACAGAATGGCAACTTTGGTTTTGGTATCCAGGAGCACATTGACTTGGGCATCAAGTACGACCCTGCCATCGGTATCTTTGGTCTGGACTTCTTCGTCGTCCTGCAACGGCCTG GTTACCGTGTGGCCAAGAGGAGACGTTGTCCTGGCAAGATCGGTCCACAGCACTGCCTGGTGAAGGAGGACGCCATCAAATGGTTCCAGACCAAGTATGAGGGTGTCATTCTCcctggaaagaaaaagtaa